One genomic window of Salvia miltiorrhiza cultivar Shanhuang (shh) chromosome 4, IMPLAD_Smil_shh, whole genome shotgun sequence includes the following:
- the LOC131023381 gene encoding uncharacterized protein LOC131023381: MERGGSSRDSNLVNGPEERTERESTLIDISSSLPQENQSVKNFCLVGSLIASKSPNGFHLMEIMRKSWKTSKGVQGREWRKNLFIFSFESLEDREWVLRRQPWHFDGHLFAVMGLDETAQPSNIRVNRGSFWVRAYNLPMKCMNPTIIRNIGKQIGTVEEVDEQANYAGCFA, encoded by the coding sequence ATGGAACGAGGAGGTTCGTCTCGGGATTCTAATTTGGTGAACGGCCCGGAAGAGCGTACTGAGCGTGAATCGACTTTGATTGATATCTCTTCCTCTCTACCGCAAGAGAACCAGTCGGTGAAGAATTTCTGCCTCGTTGGCAGTTTGATTGCTTCTAAATCTCCAAATGGCTTCCATCTAATGGAGATAATGCGCAAATCCTGGAAAACTTCCAAGGGTGTTCAAGGAAGGGAATGGAGGAAAAACCTATTCATTTTCTCATTCGAATCTTTGGAGGACAGGGAGTGGGTTCTACGGCGACAACCTTGGCACTTTGACGGCCATCTCTTCGCCGTTATGGGGCTTGATGAAACAGCGCAACCCTCAAACATTCGGGTGAACAGAGGCAGTTTCTGGGTTCGAGCGTATAACCTCCCAATGAAGTGCATGAATCCAACCATTATCCGCAATATTGGGAAACAGATCGGAACAGTTGAAGAAGTGGATGAACAAGCTAACTACGCAGGAtgttttgcttga